From the genome of Laspinema palackyanum D2c:
GGAGTAGCGATCGCATCGATAATGGGGCCCCCAAATGCGATAAACACAGAATTATCATCCAACCAACCGTGACCTAACAGGGCACCTTGAAGGGGGATTTTCCATTCCCGGACGTTAATTCCAGAGACATTGCGTTGGGCGATCGCCAAGGGAAAGGGGACGACATTGCGCCCGATCGCATCTAATTTTTGCAGCATCGCTTCTGCCGCAGGGCGATCGCTCGTTTCAAACACCACCGCCCCTCCGAATCCCAATTGTCCCAACAGACCCTCATGGGAGGGAATCAGTCCAAAACCAAACTCCCCATCCATCCAACCGAACACCTCGCGGTCCAGATCCAGATTCACCGCAGCGAACATCTGGCGCATAGGGATTAAAATTGCTTGTAACTCCGGTTGGGCTTGACTTTGACCGACTAGAGTGGCCCAAGACTGCCCGATGCCATGACCATTAACCAGGGCGATCGTTTCTGCGGGAAAGCGATTTAAGAGTTGATTGGAGACGGGGGGATATTGGGGGATAGATTGGGGGTCAACTTCTGTTAGGAAGCGGACCCGCATTCCTTGTTGATGGAGACCCGCACTCAGCAGAACCGACTTGACCCCATCCACCTGGGGTAAACGGGGGCGATCGCTCAATCTGTTGCTCATCGGTGCAACAGTCTGGCTATAATCCGGTAAGTAAAAGTGCACAAGAGCATTATCGAGTTTTGTGCTCTGCTGGACCAGTTCCTTGGCCCCAGATTTCATTAGAAAAGAGGAGTCTGAGGTTGTGGTATCGATCGCTTTTTCCACCGCACTGCGTTGCTGGGAAATCAGCAGTTTATTATTCACAGTGGCCTGATAAATGCTCATGCCTTGGGGTGGAACGATTTGAGAAACCGTAACGCCTTTATAGGTAGATTTATTCAAGGTAAGTTCGCTTTGAGACCTCAAATTGCGAGCAAACCACCAGGCACGGAAGGGATTTTTAATGCCTACAATTAATAACAGGTCAGAGTTTAGGCTAGTGGTTGCCACCTCTGTCCCAGAAGAAGGGACGATCGCCACAGTGACATTGCCGATCCAAGGTTGCAGGTCTGTTTTGTAATCGAGATTGGTTTGGGCGAGGAAATTGGCTTCTAGGTCCGCCACAGTGCGGGCGATCGCCGCCTGTGCGCCTGGGGTCCCAAATTCATCTAATTTCGACCATTGACGCTCATCCGTGACCACATAAGCCGCCATTAGCGCATCTTGTGGAACCACTTTTGCACTTTCCAGAGGATTTGAGCCGCCGA
Proteins encoded in this window:
- a CDS encoding DUF3352 domain-containing protein; the encoded protein is MSAKPNVNRWAIAVVAALGMAGGYLYWRSSWVGGSNPLESAKVVPQDALMAAYVVTDERQWSKLDEFGTPGAQAAIARTVADLEANFLAQTNLDYKTDLQPWIGNVTVAIVPSSGTEVATTSLNSDLLLIVGIKNPFRAWWFARNLRSQSELTLNKSTYKGVTVSQIVPPQGMSIYQATVNNKLLISQQRSAVEKAIDTTTSDSSFLMKSGAKELVQQSTKLDNALVHFYLPDYSQTVAPMSNRLSDRPRLPQVDGVKSVLLSAGLHQQGMRVRFLTEVDPQSIPQYPPVSNQLLNRFPAETIALVNGHGIGQSWATLVGQSQAQPELQAILIPMRQMFAAVNLDLDREVFGWMDGEFGFGLIPSHEGLLGQLGFGGAVVFETSDRPAAEAMLQKLDAIGRNVVPFPLAIAQRNVSGINVREWKIPLQGALLGHGWLDDNSVFIAFGGPIIDAIATPATSLQQSPRFQELAGSLPNPNHGYLYLDMEQITSVINTLPFMMGVKLSPQTLDLLNSVRGIGGTGTWTSATQFESEMLFSLRKTREIPTQ